Part of the uncultured Anaeromusa sp. genome is shown below.
GCTGCCGTATGTTTCTTACTGATGGCTTGGTTCAAAACAACCAGCCGCAAAACTGCTACCATGTGATTCAACTTTTGGATCGCTCTTACCAGGCTGGCGCTAAAAAAGCATAATTTTTCTAATAAAAATGGTGAGATTCGCAATCGCGAGTCTCACCGTTTTTTTATCTCGAATCCACTGACAACTTTTATAAACCATGCCTCTCTCCTTACTTAGGCTGCGCACCCTGTCTCCACTACCCTCTCAAGGTTTCTTAGTTGCTCTGTATTTTGAAGTTTATACTTCTCGCTAAATTTCTTCCGTTTTTTTACGTCTACGCAAAGGAATCTCCACGATCAACGTCGTTCCATCTCCAGGAGAAGACTTGATTTCCAGGGTTCCATCCAATAAAGCCGTCCGCTCGCGCATGCCATAAATGCCAAGGGCCGTATACCCCTGATGCCCCGTGTAGCGCCCATCCGCAAAACCGATGCCGTTATCTGCTACTACCAAAATAATTTTCCCCCGCTGTTTAGCCAGGGTTATGTCGATTTGTTCTGCTTGAGCATGACGAGCTGCATTGGTCAAAGCCTCCTGCAAGATCCGATAAATTGTTGTTTCCAGCTCGCTAGGAAAACGTTCCCTATGCATATTGCTTACATGCAATTGAACCTGTATGCCATATTGCTTCATATACCCTTCAATATACTTCTGCACCGCTGCCAGCAGCCCTAAATCATCCAAAAGGATAGGTCTCAATTCCACAGCCAGATGATGCACCGCCTCCAGCGTCTGTACCGCCAAATCGCGCATCTGCAGCAAGCTGCTTTCTTCCTCTTGCCCCTTAGCTCCGGCAGCTAAGACACGCAAGCCGACAATAATTGATGTCAACGCCTGACTTGTTTCATCGTGAAGTTCCCTTGAGATACGCCTGCGTTCTTCTTCCTGGGCCTGAATGATCCGGTTCATCAGACTGGACTGCAGCTCTTTCTTTTCGTTCAGAGCCTGCACCAGCTCTTCCTGACGTGCATTGGCCTGCAGAGCCGCCTCTACAAAACGAGCGGCCAATCTGGCATATGGCGCCGAAGTATCCGGTTCGCCACTGACGCCAATAACACCGACACAATGATTTTCAAAAAGAATAGGTACATTCCAGCCTTTACGCACGCCCTTCCATTGACGCTCATCCTCCTCGCTGACGGCGCATTCTCGAATCACGCCTGTCTGCAGCATATTTGCGGCAATTTCATGCACTTGGGTAATGCGCTCCGTGCTAAAAGAAGCAATAATGACGCCATGTTCATCTGTAATATTTACATTTTTATTCAGTTCTGCCGCTACAATATCCACCAATGTTTGAGCAAATCTCGCATCTAGCTGCCGCTTCAAACCTTTTGCCATTTCCTGCACCTCATTCAGCAATTCCTATTCTATCTCATTATAACAAAAAAGAGCTTCCCCTGCGGGGAAGCTCTTTTTACGCATCAATTAGATCAGCACTTTACCAGGGTTCATGATGCCATTGGGGTCAAATGCTTTTTTCACCAGAGTAAATACGGTTTTCTGCTCAGGTGTCATATGACGATCCATGGCTTCTGCCCGCTTAGCGCCAATACCGTGCTCGCCGGACAGGTTGCCGCCCAGAGAGTAGGTCAGTTCATAAATTTCCGGCAGAACTGCATCTTTCAGTTCATGCCAGGTATGCTCATCCCGATCTTCGCGCAGAATGGTGCAGTGAATGTTGCCGTCGCCAGCATGGCCAGCGGACGGAATTCTGCAGCTGTGCTTGGCAGCAATTTTAGCAATGCCTTCCAGAGCTTTCGGAATTTCCGAAACCGGCACAACAATGTCTTCCATGCAGTACACAGGGCTCAGCATACGCAGAGCTTCTGCGTAGCATTTACGAGCTTTCCAGATGCGCTCATGGCTGGAGAGATTGTCGGAAACAAATACTTCCATCGCCCCATTTTCCATGCACATTTTGCCTGCAGCTTCATAGTCAGCCTGCACTTGCTCTTCCGTCGAGCCGTCTACTTCGATGATGACATAAGCGCCAGCATCGCTATGAGGCAGCTTTTTATTGAGGTACATTTCTGCAGCCTTGATGGAGTCGCTATCCATGAACTCCAAGCAAGTCGGCACGACGCCAGCAGTCATGATTTTAGGCACCACATTGATGGCGTCTTGCATTTTTTCGAAAGGAACCAGCAAGTCAGCCACATATTTCGGCAACGGAATGAGCTTCAGCCAAATTTTGGTCACGATGCCCAAGGTGCCTTCGGAACCGACCATGAGATGCACTACGTCATAGCCAGTTACGTCTTTTACGTTTTTACCGCCCAAGGTGACAATGTCGCCAGCGGGGGTTACTACTTCCAGACCGTATACGTGACGGCTGGTAGTACCATATTTTACAGCGCGGTTGCCGCCAGCATTAGTGGCAATGTTACCGCCAATGAAGGAGGAGTCAGCCGAGCAAGGATCGCCAGCATACAGCAAGCCCTGTTCTTTAGCCAATGCCTGTACTTCGCCGGTGGTTACGCCGGGCTCAAGAACCATAAACAGGTTCTGGGTGTCAATTTCATGAACTTTGTTCATGCGCT
Proteins encoded:
- a CDS encoding sugar diacid recognition domain-containing protein is translated as MAKGLKRQLDARFAQTLVDIVAAELNKNVNITDEHGVIIASFSTERITQVHEIAANMLQTGVIRECAVSEEDERQWKGVRKGWNVPILFENHCVGVIGVSGEPDTSAPYARLAARFVEAALQANARQEELVQALNEKKELQSSLMNRIIQAQEEERRRISRELHDETSQALTSIIVGLRVLAAGAKGQEEESSLLQMRDLAVQTLEAVHHLAVELRPILLDDLGLLAAVQKYIEGYMKQYGIQVQLHVSNMHRERFPSELETTIYRILQEALTNAARHAQAEQIDITLAKQRGKIILVVADNGIGFADGRYTGHQGYTALGIYGMRERTALLDGTLEIKSSPGDGTTLIVEIPLRRRKKTEEI
- a CDS encoding FAD-linked oxidase C-terminal domain-containing protein; translated protein: MQFNKVTQKHIDELKAIFGDANVLFDEEKMDMYSRDEVSDKQWEHMPEVVVKAGSAQEISELCKWANVNMVPITPRGGGSGLAAGAVPFSGGVVLSTERMNKVHEIDTQNLFMVLEPGVTTGEVQALAKEQGLLYAGDPCSADSSFIGGNIATNAGGNRAVKYGTTSRHVYGLEVVTPAGDIVTLGGKNVKDVTGYDVVHLMVGSEGTLGIVTKIWLKLIPLPKYVADLLVPFEKMQDAINVVPKIMTAGVVPTCLEFMDSDSIKAAEMYLNKKLPHSDAGAYVIIEVDGSTEEQVQADYEAAGKMCMENGAMEVFVSDNLSSHERIWKARKCYAEALRMLSPVYCMEDIVVPVSEIPKALEGIAKIAAKHSCRIPSAGHAGDGNIHCTILREDRDEHTWHELKDAVLPEIYELTYSLGGNLSGEHGIGAKRAEAMDRHMTPEQKTVFTLVKKAFDPNGIMNPGKVLI